A genomic stretch from Magnetovibrio sp. includes:
- a CDS encoding DUF2282 domain-containing protein, which produces MSVKSISKTPLLAAAMAVALSTAAVQQASAAEMEMEKCYGVAKAGHNDCQTANSSCAGTSKMDGQKDAFVAVPKGTCAKIAGGSTKSM; this is translated from the coding sequence ATGTCCGTTAAATCCATCAGCAAAACCCCGCTGCTCGCCGCCGCCATGGCCGTCGCCCTGTCCACCGCCGCCGTGCAGCAAGCCAGCGCCGCGGAAATGGAAATGGAAAAGTGCTACGGCGTCGCCAAAGCCGGTCACAACGATTGCCAGACCGCAAACTCGTCGTGCGCCGGCACGTCGAAAATGGACGGCCAAAAAGACGCCTTCGTCGCCGTGCCCAAAGGCACCTGCGCGAAGATCGCCGGCGGTTCCACGAAGTCTATGTAA
- a CDS encoding sigma-70 family RNA polymerase sigma factor, with product MTESLNTPDPKFDPKAEQDRQWSEWMTLAQDGDAAAYQKLLGAVVPFVRAIVGKRINDPDKIEDVVQDVLLSVHKNRHTYDPNLAFKPWIGTIAQRRTIDALRTIYRQGARETLVDEYPETFLSDETNILPEDDLVFASGDDLNRALETLPAGQRTAVELLKLREMSLKEASEASGMSVAALKVAMHRALKSLRAEMAPKAER from the coding sequence ATGACGGAGTCTCTCAATACGCCCGATCCGAAGTTCGACCCTAAGGCGGAACAAGATCGCCAGTGGTCGGAATGGATGACGCTGGCGCAAGACGGCGACGCGGCGGCGTATCAAAAGTTACTCGGCGCGGTGGTGCCTTTCGTGCGCGCCATCGTCGGCAAACGCATCAATGATCCCGATAAAATCGAAGATGTGGTGCAAGACGTATTGTTGTCGGTGCACAAAAACCGACACACCTATGATCCCAATTTGGCGTTCAAGCCATGGATCGGCACCATCGCCCAGCGCCGCACCATCGATGCGTTGCGTACGATCTACCGTCAAGGCGCGCGGGAAACGCTGGTGGACGAATATCCTGAAACCTTTTTGTCGGACGAAACGAATATCCTTCCTGAGGATGATCTTGTTTTTGCGTCTGGCGATGATCTCAACCGGGCCCTCGAGACGTTGCCCGCCGGGCAACGCACCGCAGTGGAACTGTTGAAATTGCGTGAAATGAGCCTTAAAGAGGCATCCGAAGCCAGCGGCATGTCCGTTGCCGCGCTGAAAGTGGCGATGCACCGGGCACTCAAAAGTCTACGCGCCGAAATGGCTCCGAAAGCGGAACGGTAA
- a CDS encoding NrsF family protein has translation MSTSTENLIASLSQDLTPVKRLPSPGKRLLGWVAMALPVSLILGALVEQQSFALVFEERQSFQLAVERLTTMRSLSELAAILLTAVTAGYAALSSSQPGRSQKVWMLPVAPFFVWLALITESCWQLFEQVGPDQFSFAPHWTCYPSVVATGAAPALVMVILLKRGLLTSPTLTVGLAVLAASALGAVGLRLFHPPDATVMLLMWQLIATVTFLGLSSLISAFWSRWAK, from the coding sequence ATGAGCACGTCGACCGAAAACTTAATCGCTTCCTTGTCCCAGGACCTGACGCCGGTAAAGCGTTTGCCGTCTCCGGGCAAGCGGTTGTTGGGTTGGGTGGCGATGGCGTTACCGGTGTCGCTGATTTTGGGTGCCCTGGTCGAACAACAATCGTTCGCCTTGGTCTTTGAAGAACGGCAATCCTTCCAATTGGCGGTCGAACGCCTCACCACCATGCGCAGCTTGTCTGAATTGGCGGCGATCTTGTTGACGGCGGTGACAGCGGGCTATGCGGCGCTGTCCAGCAGTCAGCCGGGCCGTAGCCAGAAAGTCTGGATGCTGCCGGTGGCGCCGTTTTTCGTCTGGTTGGCGTTGATCACCGAAAGCTGCTGGCAGTTGTTCGAACAGGTGGGGCCCGATCAGTTCTCCTTCGCGCCGCATTGGACGTGCTATCCGTCCGTGGTGGCGACCGGCGCGGCCCCGGCGCTGGTGATGGTGATCTTGCTCAAGCGCGGCCTTTTGACGTCGCCGACCCTGACCGTCGGTTTGGCGGTGTTGGCGGCCTCGGCGCTGGGCGCGGTTGGCTTGCGTTTGTTCCATCCCCCCGATGCCACGGTGATGCTGTTGATGTGGCAGCTGATCGCGACGGTGACGTTCCTGGGCCTGTCGTCGCTGATCAGCGCCTTTTGGTCGCGCTGGGCGAAATAA
- a CDS encoding tetratricopeptide repeat protein — MSDTPQDPNRSTVPDEVPTQGPVEPDTAPAKKPGLFSRLFGRAATGAELEIAIAPFVDIAGVDHARSLSAVFADLDGVRTKHLREKPILTPESPRAEHLPAACGQAMHWVSKFNADLVLWGDVPPPGTTLYIHFAAPPPVDEDPAGTISPFQALTLPVGFDPEDLGALLLAAALAAMNPKSDAKRQSRRSLVAEALEHAAEAIERIPSDFTTREQASIQAMFANSLASFGHLFPGTEVYHRASLAYTKAIKGTLRSESPTNWAYLQRNLGTVLQALGERTDDVDTLDQAAAAYRAALEVFSLEATPFPWATTQNRLGEVLYRLDSKSGDTKGLKEALVIYQGALKVLTKRSMPLLWSETMNNLGQAAQMLGRELNNEDVLERAVTAYKQALLIRKRDTQPTLWAATQNNMGSALFILGRMTNADKYFEEALNAFMGAREVYTSLGLTRMVEITEKNIAHAEERLPDGAGKGAQKDASMWWLEEEDPAQKS; from the coding sequence ATGAGCGACACGCCACAAGACCCGAACCGCTCGACCGTCCCCGACGAGGTCCCAACCCAAGGGCCCGTTGAGCCGGATACCGCCCCGGCGAAAAAGCCAGGGCTGTTTTCGCGCCTGTTTGGCCGCGCCGCAACCGGCGCGGAATTGGAAATCGCCATCGCCCCGTTCGTCGACATCGCCGGGGTCGATCATGCCCGCAGCCTCAGCGCGGTGTTTGCCGATTTGGATGGCGTGCGCACCAAGCATCTGCGCGAAAAGCCTATTCTGACGCCAGAATCGCCACGCGCCGAACATCTGCCCGCCGCCTGCGGCCAAGCCATGCACTGGGTCAGCAAGTTCAACGCCGATCTAGTGTTGTGGGGCGACGTTCCGCCGCCGGGCACCACGCTCTACATCCACTTCGCCGCGCCGCCGCCGGTCGACGAGGATCCGGCCGGAACCATTTCACCGTTCCAAGCCCTGACCCTACCAGTGGGTTTCGATCCCGAGGATTTAGGTGCGCTGTTGTTGGCTGCGGCGCTGGCGGCGATGAACCCCAAAAGCGACGCCAAACGCCAAAGCCGCCGCAGCCTGGTGGCGGAAGCCCTGGAGCACGCGGCGGAAGCGATCGAGCGCATTCCGTCCGACTTCACCACCCGTGAGCAGGCGTCCATCCAAGCGATGTTCGCCAACTCTCTGGCGTCGTTCGGTCATTTGTTCCCCGGCACCGAGGTCTATCATCGCGCCTCGCTGGCCTACACCAAGGCCATCAAAGGTACGTTGCGGTCCGAAAGTCCCACCAACTGGGCCTATCTGCAGCGCAATCTGGGCACCGTGCTACAGGCATTGGGCGAACGCACCGACGATGTCGATACGCTTGATCAGGCTGCCGCCGCCTATCGCGCCGCGTTGGAAGTCTTCAGCCTCGAAGCGACACCGTTTCCGTGGGCGACCACGCAAAACCGCCTTGGCGAGGTGCTCTACCGCCTCGACAGCAAAAGCGGCGACACCAAGGGCCTCAAGGAAGCACTGGTCATTTATCAAGGCGCGCTCAAGGTTCTGACCAAACGCTCCATGCCGTTGCTGTGGAGCGAGACCATGAACAATCTCGGCCAAGCCGCACAGATGCTGGGCCGTGAACTGAACAATGAAGACGTGCTAGAGCGCGCGGTCACGGCCTACAAACAAGCGCTGCTGATCCGCAAACGCGATACCCAGCCGACCTTGTGGGCCGCAACGCAAAACAACATGGGCAGTGCGCTGTTCATTTTAGGCCGCATGACCAACGCGGATAAATATTTCGAAGAGGCGCTCAATGCCTTCATGGGCGCGCGCGAGGTCTACACCTCCTTGGGCCTGACCCGCATGGTCGAAATCACCGAAAAGAACATCGCCCACGCCGAAGAACGACTTCCCGACGGCGCCGGCAAAGGCGCACAAAAAGACGCATCCATGTGGTGGCTGGAAGAAGAAGACCCGGCGCAAAAAAGCTGA
- a CDS encoding tetratricopeptide repeat protein → MTTQENTKPGAPATQPTARNEQADEARRVYELALEHHRAGRLDIAIKEYARVLKLAPSAPEVYNNLGVALRSAGRPEAAVACYRRSLGIRPGAANAYTNLGNALRDLGETTRAVEAHRRAVKHGPKSPKALYNAGLAFREGGLSKVALEHFERAIKLEPTYALCRVERAITLLQMGEWQRGFKELEIRFALPGRDPRRKDIENWNGSALQGRAILVNYEGDEGTVIQFARFAAVLKRGGAKVVMECPPHLKHLLSSSPDIDEIISVGADAPGVDVQVPLLSLPARLGTLVDTVPEETPYLPVPRIGSSRLDIHPETRLAIGFAWSANWDGRAAKGPKRHGDMMLDDFTELAGIPGLQLFSLERGAGAGDIARLGFQPLIEQTGQTLMDAADLASAIDQLDLVICSHSVAAHIAGALGKPVWMLLDVGADWSWLLDREDSPWYPSMRIFRRTADEPWSATVTRVRQALMDVLKGG, encoded by the coding sequence ATGACGACGCAAGAAAACACCAAACCAGGCGCCCCCGCGACGCAGCCCACCGCACGCAACGAGCAAGCGGATGAGGCGCGGCGCGTCTATGAGCTTGCGCTGGAGCATCACCGCGCCGGTCGTCTCGATATCGCCATCAAGGAATACGCCCGCGTACTCAAGCTCGCCCCCAGTGCGCCGGAGGTTTACAACAACCTCGGCGTCGCGTTGCGCAGCGCCGGACGCCCCGAAGCGGCGGTGGCGTGTTACCGCAGATCGCTCGGTATCCGCCCGGGCGCGGCCAATGCCTACACCAACCTGGGCAACGCCTTGCGCGACCTCGGCGAAACCACGCGCGCCGTCGAAGCGCATCGGCGCGCCGTCAAACACGGTCCGAAATCGCCCAAGGCGCTCTACAATGCCGGACTAGCCTTTCGCGAAGGCGGCCTCAGCAAAGTGGCGCTGGAACATTTCGAACGCGCCATCAAGCTGGAGCCGACCTATGCACTGTGCCGGGTGGAACGCGCCATCACGCTGTTGCAGATGGGCGAGTGGCAGCGCGGCTTTAAAGAGCTGGAAATCCGGTTCGCCCTTCCCGGGCGCGATCCGCGCCGCAAAGACATCGAAAACTGGAACGGATCGGCGCTGCAAGGGCGCGCCATCTTGGTCAATTACGAAGGCGACGAAGGCACCGTCATCCAGTTTGCACGGTTCGCCGCCGTACTCAAACGCGGCGGTGCAAAAGTGGTGATGGAATGTCCGCCGCATCTCAAACACCTGTTGTCGTCATCGCCCGACATCGATGAAATCATCAGCGTCGGCGCCGATGCACCCGGCGTCGACGTGCAGGTGCCGCTGCTCAGCCTGCCTGCACGGCTCGGTACTTTGGTCGACACCGTGCCCGAAGAAACACCCTATCTGCCGGTTCCGCGGATCGGCTCATCGCGTTTGGACATTCATCCAGAAACGCGCCTCGCCATCGGGTTTGCATGGTCGGCGAATTGGGACGGTCGCGCCGCCAAGGGGCCCAAGCGCCACGGCGACATGATGCTGGACGACTTCACCGAGTTGGCCGGCATCCCCGGCTTGCAGCTGTTTTCATTGGAACGCGGCGCGGGCGCGGGCGACATCGCGCGCCTGGGTTTTCAGCCGTTGATCGAACAGACCGGACAAACCCTGATGGACGCCGCCGATTTGGCATCGGCCATCGATCAATTGGATCTGGTGATATGCAGTCATTCGGTCGCTGCCCATATCGCCGGCGCGCTGGGCAAGCCGGTGTGGATGCTGCTCGACGTCGGTGCGGATTGGAGCTGGCTGCTGGATCGCGAGGACAGCCCGTGGTATCCCAGCATGCGCATCTTCCGCCGCACCGCCGATGAACCTTGGAGCGCCACGGTCACCAGAGTACGCCAAGCGTTGATGGATGTGCTTAAAGGCGGCTGA
- a CDS encoding radical SAM protein, whose translation MPLWRPPSEGSNFIIQATLGCSFNACTFCTMYKHKDYRARPLDEVFADIEDAACDWPDATRVFLADGDALVLPTDDLAQILDKLIATFPDLQRVTCYATPQNLTKKSPEDLIRLREKRLSMVYLGIESGSDKMLRRIRKGSAKLMEKALVAAENAGIKVSATVILGLGGKAHWREHIEGTAALINRAPPKFLSTLQLGLESDQEPRFRQAFDAANDAGEVGFEWQDDDAILAELAYLLELLDPPKAVIFRSNHASNALPLAGNLPRDTASLLAQVRAVQGGSGGLRPKHLRGL comes from the coding sequence ATGCCGCTGTGGCGCCCCCCTTCCGAGGGCTCCAACTTCATCATCCAAGCGACGCTGGGGTGCAGCTTCAATGCGTGCACGTTTTGCACCATGTATAAGCACAAGGATTATCGCGCGCGGCCGCTCGACGAAGTATTCGCCGATATCGAAGATGCCGCCTGCGATTGGCCCGATGCGACGCGTGTCTTTCTCGCCGACGGTGACGCCTTGGTGCTGCCGACGGACGACTTGGCGCAAATTCTCGATAAACTGATCGCGACGTTTCCCGATTTACAGCGGGTGACGTGTTACGCCACGCCGCAAAATCTAACAAAAAAGTCGCCCGAGGATTTGATCCGGTTGCGTGAAAAGCGCTTGAGCATGGTTTATTTGGGGATCGAAAGCGGCTCCGACAAGATGCTCCGGCGGATCCGCAAAGGTTCCGCCAAATTGATGGAAAAAGCCCTCGTTGCGGCTGAAAACGCCGGAATCAAGGTATCGGCGACGGTGATCCTCGGCCTTGGCGGCAAAGCGCATTGGCGCGAACACATCGAAGGCACGGCGGCATTGATCAACCGCGCTCCGCCTAAATTTCTTTCGACCTTGCAGTTGGGTTTGGAAAGCGACCAGGAACCGCGCTTTCGCCAAGCGTTCGATGCTGCCAACGATGCGGGCGAAGTCGGGTTCGAATGGCAAGACGACGATGCGATCTTGGCCGAATTGGCGTACCTTTTGGAATTACTTGATCCGCCCAAGGCGGTGATCTTCCGCTCCAACCACGCGTCTAATGCGTTGCCGTTGGCGGGCAATTTGCCGCGCGATACGGCATCTTTATTGGCGCAGGTCCGCGCCGTTCAGGGTGGAAGCGGGGGGCTCAGGCCAAAGCATTTGCGGGGGTTGTGA
- a CDS encoding methyl-accepting chemotaxis protein, translated as MSIKARLIAVLAVILLVFAGAATVTLVNLNAQLPKLELTEDSSNVVAHEAIPLMVLIKDIKLDVVQVQQWISDISATRGLPGFDDGFTEAANYAQKFTEDVAKARQLATSLGLTEIVSALDAAQAAFGPYYETGVKMGEIYVAEGPEAGNVMMGNFDAVAGTMGENMDALTLKVEEATNARLEGLQHSIHDVQASLEGVAQLNMILTAIGVVIGLAAAIYLFTLIKGSIEGLLADIEQISNHEYEAASCLNCQRTDEFGTVARALMETKVALGEAEKREREQKAAEAAQVEQRRAERMRMAEQFETSVGAVVETVSAAAKEMQSTARSVSGTADQTSHQATNVAAAAEQASANVQTVASAAEELSSSISEISRQVSQSTQVAGAAVAEVDGANQKVQGLADAANKIGEVVALITDIADQTNLLALNATIEAARAGEAGKGFAVVASEVKNLANQTAKATEEISNQIGGIQGATQDAVQAIGSIGGIINQINEITSAIAAAVEEQGAATQEIARNVEQAATGTQEVSSNIAQVTQAASETGSSASQILDAAVELGRQSDQLNGEVNNFLATIRG; from the coding sequence ATGTCCATTAAAGCGCGCTTGATAGCCGTTCTTGCCGTCATTTTGTTGGTTTTTGCGGGCGCTGCGACCGTGACGCTGGTCAACTTGAACGCACAGCTGCCAAAACTCGAACTGACCGAGGACAGCTCCAACGTTGTGGCGCATGAGGCCATCCCGCTGATGGTGCTGATCAAAGACATCAAGCTGGATGTGGTTCAGGTTCAGCAATGGATTTCCGATATTTCCGCGACCCGCGGTTTGCCGGGATTTGACGACGGCTTCACCGAAGCCGCCAATTATGCCCAGAAATTTACCGAGGATGTTGCCAAAGCGCGCCAATTGGCGACCAGCCTTGGGTTGACGGAAATCGTCTCGGCGCTTGATGCCGCCCAGGCCGCGTTCGGCCCGTATTACGAAACCGGCGTAAAAATGGGCGAAATTTATGTCGCGGAAGGTCCTGAAGCCGGTAACGTGATGATGGGCAACTTCGATGCCGTCGCGGGAACCATGGGCGAAAACATGGATGCCCTGACGCTCAAGGTCGAAGAAGCCACAAATGCGCGATTGGAGGGACTCCAACACTCGATTCACGATGTGCAGGCGAGCCTTGAAGGCGTGGCACAGCTCAACATGATCCTCACCGCCATCGGTGTGGTGATTGGTTTGGCCGCGGCGATCTACCTGTTTACCTTGATCAAAGGTTCCATCGAAGGGTTGCTGGCGGATATCGAGCAGATTTCGAACCATGAATATGAAGCGGCTTCGTGCCTCAATTGCCAGCGTACCGATGAATTCGGTACCGTGGCCCGCGCGTTGATGGAAACCAAGGTCGCGCTGGGCGAGGCTGAAAAGCGCGAACGCGAACAGAAAGCCGCCGAAGCCGCGCAGGTTGAACAACGCCGTGCGGAACGCATGCGCATGGCCGAACAGTTTGAAACCAGTGTCGGCGCCGTGGTCGAAACCGTGTCGGCGGCGGCCAAGGAAATGCAATCTACGGCGCGTTCCGTTTCTGGCACGGCCGATCAAACCAGCCATCAGGCCACCAACGTGGCGGCTGCGGCGGAACAAGCATCCGCCAACGTGCAGACGGTGGCTTCGGCGGCGGAAGAGCTGTCGAGTTCGATTTCCGAGATCTCGCGTCAGGTCTCTCAGTCCACTCAGGTTGCGGGCGCGGCGGTGGCCGAAGTCGACGGCGCCAATCAAAAGGTCCAAGGCCTGGCCGATGCGGCCAACAAGATCGGCGAAGTGGTGGCGTTGATCACCGATATCGCCGACCAAACCAACCTGTTAGCTTTGAACGCGACCATCGAAGCGGCGCGCGCTGGCGAAGCGGGAAAAGGCTTCGCCGTGGTGGCATCCGAGGTCAAGAATCTTGCTAACCAGACCGCCAAGGCGACCGAGGAAATCTCCAACCAGATCGGCGGCATCCAGGGCGCGACCCAGGACGCGGTGCAGGCCATCGGCTCGATCGGCGGCATCATCAACCAGATTAACGAGATCACCTCGGCGATCGCGGCGGCGGTCGAGGAGCAAGGCGCGGCGACCCAGGAAATCGCCCGCAATGTCGAACAGGCTGCGACCGGCACCCAAGAGGTCTCTTCCAACATCGCCCAGGTGACCCAGGCGGCGTCGGAGACCGGAAGCTCGGCGTCGCAAATTCTCGACGCGGCGGTCGAGCTGGGACGCCAATCCGATCAGCTCAATGGTGAAGTGAACAACTTCCTCGCCACCATTCGCGGCTAA
- the arsC gene encoding arsenate reductase (glutaredoxin) (This arsenate reductase requires both glutathione and glutaredoxin to convert arsenate to arsenite, after which the efflux transporter formed by ArsA and ArsB can extrude the arsenite from the cell, providing resistance.) yields the protein MSVTIYHNPRCSKSRQTLELIREKGVEPEIIEYLETPPSAAELKDILAKLGKSAAEIVRRKEAKEEGIDVDALDNDALIAALAAHPRAIERPIVIKGAKAVMGRPPENVIDFV from the coding sequence ATGTCCGTGACCATTTATCACAACCCCCGTTGCTCCAAATCCCGTCAAACGCTGGAGCTGATCCGCGAAAAAGGCGTCGAGCCGGAAATCATCGAATATCTGGAAACCCCGCCCAGCGCGGCGGAACTGAAAGACATTCTCGCCAAGCTGGGCAAAAGCGCGGCGGAAATCGTGCGCCGGAAAGAGGCCAAGGAAGAAGGTATCGATGTGGACGCGCTGGACAACGACGCGTTGATCGCAGCGCTCGCCGCCCATCCGCGCGCCATCGAGCGGCCCATCGTGATCAAAGGCGCCAAGGCCGTCATGGGCCGGCCGCCTGAAAACGTTATCGATTTCGTCTGA
- a CDS encoding mechanosensitive ion channel family protein encodes MQNITELWTLIKDVWRTGVFGIDIGAMVAALGIFVAFLLLRGLLTRFIIGALRLKVGKTKTQIDDDLLTALEEPIRLAPLIFGAFLAFQFLNLETHYQDIADKLIRSLITAAIFWALFRAIKPLSNLLTRLETLFTAVMMDWLVKAVKLLIAFIGVAAVLEIWGIQVGPILAGLGLFGVAVALGAQDLFKNLIAGILIIAERRFNKGDWVRVDGVVEGTVEQIGFRSTMIRRFDKAPVFVPNTKLADNAVTNFTAMTHRRIYWHIGVEYRTTIEQLKTIRDGIEAYVLGSDEFAHPPEVSTFVRIDKFSDSSIDIMLYCFTKTTDWGAWLEIKERLAYHIKDVVEGAGSSFAFPSTSLYVESMPGDAPEVFMPPSKKEA; translated from the coding sequence ATGCAAAACATCACCGAATTGTGGACCCTCATCAAAGACGTCTGGCGGACCGGCGTGTTCGGCATCGACATTGGCGCGATGGTGGCGGCGCTCGGCATCTTCGTTGCGTTTTTGCTGCTGCGTGGACTGTTGACGCGGTTCATCATCGGCGCGTTGCGCCTCAAGGTCGGCAAAACCAAAACCCAGATCGACGACGACCTGCTCACGGCGCTGGAAGAACCGATCCGCCTCGCCCCGCTCATTTTCGGCGCGTTTTTGGCCTTTCAGTTCCTCAACCTCGAAACCCACTACCAAGACATTGCCGACAAATTGATCCGCTCTTTGATCACGGCGGCGATTTTCTGGGCATTGTTTCGCGCCATCAAACCGCTGTCGAATCTGCTGACGCGCTTGGAAACCCTGTTTACCGCCGTGATGATGGATTGGCTGGTCAAGGCGGTGAAGCTGCTGATCGCGTTCATCGGCGTGGCGGCGGTTTTGGAAATCTGGGGCATCCAGGTGGGGCCGATCCTCGCCGGTCTGGGGTTGTTCGGCGTGGCAGTGGCGCTGGGCGCGCAAGATTTGTTCAAGAACCTCATCGCGGGGATCTTGATCATCGCCGAACGGCGCTTCAACAAAGGTGACTGGGTCCGCGTCGACGGCGTGGTCGAAGGCACCGTGGAACAGATCGGCTTTCGTTCCACCATGATCCGACGGTTCGACAAGGCCCCGGTGTTCGTGCCCAACACCAAGTTGGCCGACAACGCGGTGACCAATTTCACCGCCATGACCCATCGGCGCATTTATTGGCACATCGGGGTCGAGTACCGCACCACCATCGAACAGCTCAAGACGATCCGCGACGGGATCGAGGCCTACGTTCTGGGCTCCGATGAATTTGCCCACCCGCCTGAGGTTTCGACCTTCGTGCGCATCGATAAGTTTTCCGACAGCTCGATAGATATCATGCTGTATTGTTTCACCAAGACCACCGACTGGGGCGCTTGGCTGGAGATCAAGGAGCGTCTAGCCTACCACATCAAGGATGTGGTCGAAGGCGCAGGATCCAGCTTTGCATTCCCGTCGACATCCCTATATGTCGAATCTATGCCCGGCGACGCGCCGGAAGTGTTCATGCCGCCATCCAAGAAAGAGGCTTAG
- a CDS encoding cyclic nucleotide-binding domain-containing protein, translated as MLSGLTRPQIMQLGACAKRHVYRAKDVVFAQGDKANCAYFLVRGRMNVEIDIPGTSRTKRVSTLTDGTIFGEMGLIDGAPRSASVTASRDCICYSIDVENYARLQTQSPDLVVKLMGNVSRQFSSRLRVANIMIAELDQ; from the coding sequence TTGCTGTCGGGCCTTACCCGCCCGCAAATCATGCAACTCGGCGCGTGCGCCAAGCGCCATGTCTACCGCGCCAAAGACGTTGTGTTCGCACAAGGGGACAAGGCCAATTGCGCATATTTTTTGGTGCGCGGGCGCATGAACGTCGAAATCGACATCCCCGGCACCAGCCGCACCAAGCGCGTCAGCACCCTGACCGACGGCACCATTTTCGGTGAAATGGGCCTGATCGACGGCGCGCCGAGATCCGCCAGTGTAACGGCCTCGCGCGATTGCATCTGTTATTCCATCGACGTCGAGAATTACGCCAGACTGCAAACGCAAAGCCCCGACTTGGTCGTCAAATTGATGGGCAATGTCAGCCGCCAGTTTTCCAGCCGCCTGCGCGTCGCCAACATCATGATCGCCGAACTGGACCAATAG